From a single Ooceraea biroi isolate clonal line C1 chromosome 12, Obir_v5.4, whole genome shotgun sequence genomic region:
- the LOC105277768 gene encoding uncharacterized protein LOC105277768 isoform X1, with product MSDLQATLEFSLELCKFYNVDLFQRGYYQIRTALRVSPKIPVKVEINQPRSRKHFDNQNPLEAPGRSKLFQILYRNEEVTLGTSVLFRAHVLVHSHKIEEALSRTHFNLGVELWFSEPTQPGNMACVSSRALQLNFTPTKGLHYHLPVLFDYFHLAAVSITIHACLVALHQPYIKKSILHVVQSCAPRGGKPWLQFKQSAANGDNNTNAFGNIETTTRCVGSTTRVQHARLVQQEVTRLLLAARESLLNDLSDLARLLPSWQQRALELAQNTHKEITKLMDSEETDIAQLCAQNIVLWQHFLEAFSGREAVHQHLARVHHQLRVKRFAEGFFVLENPRTSAAGCYDANYQSYQAVSEAARRSRYLASLPPLPVHCPELDGDLHSLPLIFEDQYADMQQRHRNSVPSMDDCSCGIAAILESRSLGIWSPRSEGAAQDIGSIQARLMLTPSTLPARHSKSLDQLGPELTVPLQPRMSPKTLPRSVSTQLFPRGQRGSGRNVTPPATVPSRGRPRSTVPSSSTLFPPSGQQACSAPNPSLSSTPVITLPRAKSTQMLVPNRQQQQSDHQSTSITSLLAAIFPELPPGGHLPGYRPSSKSCDQNLTVPSCVGALDLSQLPDCLTESKSVNLVEDYHSLDTRRIRLEPRSHRLGTRQPLPPTTNDQSSFLSTKANVNGGDNFLQDHQPLHTATLDRVTYRGNSRKSGHQTGGKYSQSNGIECRRYHTLGKTSMTQAQRSRLDMSDIMNGSALSSSHSVLTTPKRSNYYAITDSFFYRTNGSSTSGRTREEMDKPKRPKSTERLVDEVERNECCDFRRDRPIRRRVERSVKSPRNGVNQNYSEEKHRRCGQTEKKNVETPQEPIYEVIATKPEPKRESRVERRRDKHSRRPHSAPVLDTDHPVDESNHRNEKKCSHRNRKPAPPPPAYQDPAVAPLPKYRHPPPPATSVLEVENNNKIILKIEPIKSPMEAPKTNGTTPSDTSSVAAPLPNVKRLRCASVPVAQNKVVVPRSAVSLPCMPIRDSKDSLSNNVPVIPNLLSPPSTRPSSPTPSSSSSNLTSECSGWVSSGDTSSSEQRRNQAKLSSEQLRQKLSKIVPRKDRPTAAKENMEEHSYEEVRLPPPKMFQDEPPPPEEFRDPPAPIDNPLYHVYETVKQTRSPKQNKTAPCSPQRNRDRDTIYGIRDICLDCYQEGKELLQSTQDDFINFKKCKEEFKRQMNFSGKIYRELEEAQLRLHKSAHSLGYGDLLNSSPSVHPLRSNVPLSDYPTLASTLPYFHISDEYRLFSPEGAHLIICVHGLDGNAADLRLVKTYLELGLPGAHLDFLMSERNQGDTFSDFDTMTDRLVAEILYHIESSGLNPTKVSFIGHSLGTIIIRSALTRPQLRPLLPRLHTFLSLSGPHLGTLYNTSGLVNAGMWFMQKWKKSGSLLQLAMKDAPDVRRSFMFRLSQKSNLQKFKHVLLCGSAQDRYVPLHSARIELCKAAVRDPTDQGAAYREMVHNILYPVMSAPGVSLVRYDVHHALPPTANALIGRAAHIAVLDSELFIEKFLLVAGLKYFR from the exons ATGAGCGATCTACAGGCCACCCTCGAGTTCTCCCTCGAGCTCTGCAAGTTCTACAATGTCGACCTCTTCCAGCGCGG ATATTACCAAATCCGAACTGCTCTCAGAGTGTCGCCGAAGATACCGGTCAAGGTGGAAATCAACCAACCACGAAGCCGTAAGCACTTCGATAATCAAa ACCCTCTGGAGGCGCCTGGCAGGAGCAAACTCTTTCAGATCCTCTACAGGAATGAGGAGGTGACACTTGGTACTTCCGTGTTGTTCCGGGCGCACGTGCTCGTGCACAGTCACAAGATCGAGGAGGCTCTGTCGCGCACCCACTTCAACTTGGGTGTCGAGCTATGGTTCAGCGAGCCGACGCAGCCGGGCAACATGGCTTGCGTGTCCTCGAG GGCGTTGCAGCTGAACTTCACACCCACGAAGGGCCTTCACTACCATCTGCCGGTGCTCTTCGATTACTTTCACCTCGCCGCGGTGTCCATCACGATCCACGCCTGCCTCGTGGCACTTCATCAACCCTACATCAA GAAGAGCATACTGCATGTAGTGCAGAGCTG CGCACCACGAGGAGGAAAACCATGGTTACAGTTTAAGCAATCCGCGGCGAATGGCGACAACAATACGAATGCCTTTGGGAATATC GAGACCACCACGAGATGCGTCGGGTCGACGACGAGGGTACAGCACGCGAGGCTGGTCCAGCAGGAAGTCACCAGGTTGCTCCTGGCCGCGAGGGAGTCCTTGCTTAATGATCTGTCCGACCTGGCACGGCTACTTCCCTCTTGGCAACAAAGAGCACTCGAGCTCGCACAGAACACGCACAAAGAGATCACGAAG CTGATGGATTCCGAGGAAACTGACATAGCCCAACTCTGCGCACAAAATATCGTCCTCTGGCAGCACTTCTTGGAGGCATTCTCCGGCCGAGAAGCAGTCCATCAGCATTTAGCGCGAGTTCATCATCAATTGAGA gtAAAGCGATTCGCGGAGGGTTTCTTCGTATTAGAGAATCCGAGAACTTCGGCAGCGGGCTGTTACGACGCGAATTATCAGTCCTATCAAGCAGTGAGCGAGGCTGCTCGAAGATCGCGTTACCTCGCGTCGTTGCCGCCTTTACCTGTCCATTGTCCAGAACTGGATGGTGATCTCCATTCGTTACCTTTGATCTTTGAGGATCAATACGCTGACATGCAGCAGAGGCACAGAAACAGTG TTCCCAGCATGGACGACTGCAGCTGCGGGATAGCAGCGATACTGGAGTCGCGATCTCTGGGCATCTGGTCGCCCAGGAGCGAAGGTGCGGCTCAGGATATTGGGTCGATTCAAGCCCGCCTGATGCTGACACCTTCCACGCTCCCGGCGAGACACAGCAAGTCCCTCGATCAGCTTGGTCCCGAGCTGACAGTGCCCCTGCAGCCCAGAATGTCGCCAAAGACCCTGCCTAGGTCTGTGTCGACTCAGCTGTTCCCGCGGGGGCAGCGTGGCAGCGGTCGCAACGTCACTCCACCCGCGACGGTGCCCTCCAGAGGGAGACCCAGGTCGACAGTACCGTCCAGTAGCACTCTTTTTCCACCATCGGGCCAGCAGGCCTGCTCCGCGCCAAACCCATCTCTTAGCTCCACGCCGGTGATCACCTTGCCACGAGCCAAGTCCACGCAGATGCTGGTGCCAAACAGACAACAGCAGCAATCCGATCACCAATCCACTTCCATTACCTCATTGCTGGCAGCGATATTCCCTGAGTTGCCTCCAGGTGGACACCTGCCCGGTTATCGACCGTCGTCCAAATCCTGCGACCAGAATCTCACTGTGCCAAGCTGCGTGGGTGCTCTGGACCTCAGTCAGCTGCCAGACTGCTTGACGGAAAGCAAGTCGGTGAATCTAGTGGAAG ACTACCATTCTCTCGATACCAGAAGAATCCGGCTGGAGCCGCGAAGCCATCGTTTGGGGACACGCCAACCGCTGCCACCGACCACAAACGACCAAAGTAGTTTTCTGTCCACCAAGGCGAACGTAAATGGCGGCGATAATTTTCTGCAGGATCATCAGCCGCTGCACACGGCGACACTGGACAGGGTCACTTATCGAGGAAATTCCAGAAAGTCTGGCCACCAGACGGGTGGCAAGTACAGTCAGAGCAATGGTATCGAATGTCGCAGGTATCACACTCTCGGCAAAACATCGATGACGCAGGCGCAGAGGAGTCGCCTGGACATGTCGGATATCATGAACGGGAGCGCTCTAAGCAGTAGCCACTCTGTCTTGACGACCCCGAAGAGATCCAACTACTATGCGATCACAGACTCATTCTTCTATCGCACGAACGGCAGCAGCACCAGCGGAAGGACCCGCGAAGAGATGGATAAGCCAAAGAGGCCGAAGAGCACGGAACGCCTAGTCGACGAGGTAGAGCGCAACGAGTGCTGCGACTTCCGGCGAGACCGACCAATTCGCAGGAGAGTCGAGCGATCGGTCAAGTCACCCCGTAACGGGGTGAATCAGAATTATAGCGAGGAGAAGCATCGACGTTGCGGCCAAACGGAGAAGAAGAACGTGGAGACGCCGCAGGAGCCGATTTACGAAGTGATAGCCACGAAACCGGAACCGAAGAGAGAGTCGCGTgtcgagaggaggagagacaaGCACAGCAGAAGACCGCACTCCGCGCCCGTTCTCGATACGGATCACCCAGTAGATGAAAGCAATCACCGGAACGAGAAGAAATGCAGTCACAGAAACAGAAAGCCGGCGCCGCCACCTCCGGCGTACCAGGATCCCGCTGTTGCCCCTCTGCCCAAGTATCGTCATCCCCCTCCGCCTGCGACGAGTGTGCTTGAAGTGGAGaacaataacaaaattattctaaag ATAGAACCCATAAAGTCACCCATGGAGGCGCCGAAGACCAACGGCACGACGCCATCGGACACGTCGAGCGTCGCGGCGCCATTGCCAAACGTAAAGAGGCTGCGATGCGCCAGCGTGCCGGTCGCTCAAAACAAGGTGGTGGTTCCGCGTAGCGCGGTCTCGCTTCCCTGCATGCCAATTCGCGACAGCAAAGACAGTCTGAGCAACAACGTGCCGGTTATCCCGAACCTCCTCAGTCCACCGTCCACCAGGCCCAGCAGTCCCACGCCGAGCTCAAGTTCCAGCAACCTCACGTCTGAGTGCTCGGGCTGGGTCAGCAGTGGAGATACTTCCAGCTCGGAGCAGCGTCGCAACCAGGCAAAGTTGTCCAGCGAACAGCTGCGCCAGAAGCTGTCGAAGATCGTGCCACGCAAGGATCGCCCTACCGCCGCGAAGGAGAACATGGAGGAGCATTCGTACGAGGAGGTGCGGCTGCCGCCGCCGAAAATGTTTCAGGATGAGCCTCCACCGCCCGAGGAGTTCCGTGACCCGCCCGCACCGATCGACAATCCGCTCTACCACGTGTACGAAACGGTGAAGCAGACCAGGAGCCCGAAACAGAACAAGACGGCGCCCTGCAGCCCGCAACGAAACCGGGATAGGGATACCATTTATGGCATCAGAGACATCTGCCTAGATTGTTACCAGGAGGGCAAGGAGCTGTTGCAATCCACGCAGGACGACTTTATCAACTTTAAAAAGTGCAAGGAGGAGTTCAAGCGACAGATGAACTTTTCCGGCAAGATCTACAG AGAACTCGAGGAAGCACAGTTGCGTTTACACAAAAGTGCCCATTCCCTCGGATACGGTGACCTTCTCAACTCCTCGCCGTCGGTTCATCCATTAAGATCCAATGTGCCTCTTAGTGACTATCCGACCTTGGCCTCGACCCTGCCGTACTTCCATATCAGCGACGAGTACCGGCTCTTTTCGCCGGAAGGGGCACATCTCATCATTTGCGTTCACGGTCTCGATGGCAATGCTGCTGATCTCCGTCTCGTCAAGACTTACCTGGAACTGGGTCTGCCTGGCGCGCACCTGGACTTCCTCATGTCCGAGAGAAATCAG GGTGACACCTTTTCCGACTTCGATACGATGACCGACCGGTTAGTGGCCGAAATTCTCTACCACATTGAGTCATCGGGGCTGAATCCAACGAAGGTGAGCTTCATCGGGCATTCCCTTGGGACCATAATCATCCGGAGTGCCCTGACGCGACCGCAACTGCGTCCACTTTTGCCCCGCTTGCACACATTCCTCAGCTTGAGCGGGCCGCATTTAGGCACCCTTTATAACACGAGCGGTTTGGTGAACGCAG GTATGTGGTTCATGCAGAAGTGGAAGAAGTCCGGATCTCTACTGCAATTGGCCATGAAGGACGCGCCGGACGTGAGGCGTTCCTTTATGTTCCGCTTAAGCCAGAAGAGCAATCTGCAGAAGTTCAAACACGTTCTACTGTGTGGTAGCGCTCAAGATCGATATGTGCCATTGCACTCTGCCCGTATCGAGCTCTGCAAAGCTGCCGTGCGAGATCCGACCGACCAAG GTGCCGCGTATCGCGAGATGGTGCACAACATCCTTTACCCCGTGATGTCGGCGCCCGGCGTCAGCCTCGTCCGCTACGACGTGCATCATGCCCTACCGCCGACGGCGAACGCCCTGATAGGCCGAGCCGCGCACATCGCCGTCCTCGACTCCGAGCTTTTCATTGAGAAGTTCCTGCTAGTGGCGGGACTCAAGTACTTCAGATAA
- the LOC105277768 gene encoding uncharacterized protein LOC105277768 isoform X3 yields MSDLQATLEFSLELCKFYNVDLFQRGYYQIRTALRVSPKIPVKVEINQPRSRKHFDNQNPLEAPGRSKLFQILYRNEEVTLGTSVLFRAHVLVHSHKIEEALSRTHFNLGVELWFSEPTQPGNMACVSSRALQLNFTPTKGLHYHLPVLFDYFHLAAVSITIHACLVALHQPYIKKSILHVVQSCAPRGGKPWLQFKQSAANGDNNTNAFGNIETTTRCVGSTTRVQHARLVQQEVTRLLLAARESLLNDLSDLARLLPSWQQRALELAQNTHKEITKLMDSEETDIAQLCAQNIVLWQHFLEAFSGREAVHQHLARVHHQLRVKRFAEGFFVLENPRTSAAGCYDANYQSYQAVSEAARRSRYLASLPPLPVHCPELDGDLHSLPLIFEDQYADMQQRHRNSVPSMDDCSCGIAAILESRSLGIWSPRSEGAAQDIGSIQARLMLTPSTLPARHSKSLDQLGPELTVPLQPRMSPKTLPRSVSTQLFPRGQRGSGRNVTPPATVPSRGRPRSTVPSSSTLFPPSGQQACSAPNPSLSSTPVITLPRAKSTQMLVPNRQQQQSDHQSTSITSLLAAIFPELPPGGHLPGYRPSSKSCDQNLTVPSCVGALDLSQLPDCLTESKSVNLVEDYHSLDTRRIRLEPRSHRLGTRQPLPPTTNDQSSFLSTKANVNGGDNFLQDHQPLHTATLDRVTYRGNSRKSGHQTGGKYSQSNGIECRRYHTLGKTSMTQAQRSRLDMSDIMNGSALSSSHSVLTTPKRSNYYAITDSFFYRTNGSSTSGRTREEMDKPKRPKSTERLVDEVERNECCDFRRDRPIRRRVERSVKSPRNGVNQNYSEEKHRRCGQTEKKNVETPQEPIYEVIATKPEPKRESRVERRRDKHSRRPHSAPVLDTDHPVDESNHRNEKKCSHRNRKPAPPPPAYQDPAVAPLPKYRHPPPPATSVLEVENNNKIILKIEPIKSPMEAPKTNGTTPSDTSSVAAPLPNVKRLRCASVPVAQNKVVVPRSAVSLPCMPIRDSKDSLSNNVPVIPNLLSPPSTRPSSPTPSSSSSNLTSECSGWVSSGDTSSSEQRRNQAKLSSEQLRQKLSKIVPRKDRPTAAKENMEEHSYEEVRLPPPKMFQDEPPPPEEFRDPPAPIDNPLYHVYETVKQTRSPKQNKTAPCSPQRNRDRDTIYGIRDICLDCYQEGKELLQSTQDDFINFKKCKEEFKRQMNFSGKIYSDYPTLASTLPYFHISDEYRLFSPEGAHLIICVHGLDGNAADLRLVKTYLELGLPGAHLDFLMSERNQGDTFSDFDTMTDRLVAEILYHIESSGLNPTKVSFIGHSLGTIIIRSALTRPQLRPLLPRLHTFLSLSGPHLGTLYNTSGLVNAGMWFMQKWKKSGSLLQLAMKDAPDVRRSFMFRLSQKSNLQKFKHVLLCGSAQDRYVPLHSARIELCKAAVRDPTDQGAAYREMVHNILYPVMSAPGVSLVRYDVHHALPPTANALIGRAAHIAVLDSELFIEKFLLVAGLKYFR; encoded by the exons ATGAGCGATCTACAGGCCACCCTCGAGTTCTCCCTCGAGCTCTGCAAGTTCTACAATGTCGACCTCTTCCAGCGCGG ATATTACCAAATCCGAACTGCTCTCAGAGTGTCGCCGAAGATACCGGTCAAGGTGGAAATCAACCAACCACGAAGCCGTAAGCACTTCGATAATCAAa ACCCTCTGGAGGCGCCTGGCAGGAGCAAACTCTTTCAGATCCTCTACAGGAATGAGGAGGTGACACTTGGTACTTCCGTGTTGTTCCGGGCGCACGTGCTCGTGCACAGTCACAAGATCGAGGAGGCTCTGTCGCGCACCCACTTCAACTTGGGTGTCGAGCTATGGTTCAGCGAGCCGACGCAGCCGGGCAACATGGCTTGCGTGTCCTCGAG GGCGTTGCAGCTGAACTTCACACCCACGAAGGGCCTTCACTACCATCTGCCGGTGCTCTTCGATTACTTTCACCTCGCCGCGGTGTCCATCACGATCCACGCCTGCCTCGTGGCACTTCATCAACCCTACATCAA GAAGAGCATACTGCATGTAGTGCAGAGCTG CGCACCACGAGGAGGAAAACCATGGTTACAGTTTAAGCAATCCGCGGCGAATGGCGACAACAATACGAATGCCTTTGGGAATATC GAGACCACCACGAGATGCGTCGGGTCGACGACGAGGGTACAGCACGCGAGGCTGGTCCAGCAGGAAGTCACCAGGTTGCTCCTGGCCGCGAGGGAGTCCTTGCTTAATGATCTGTCCGACCTGGCACGGCTACTTCCCTCTTGGCAACAAAGAGCACTCGAGCTCGCACAGAACACGCACAAAGAGATCACGAAG CTGATGGATTCCGAGGAAACTGACATAGCCCAACTCTGCGCACAAAATATCGTCCTCTGGCAGCACTTCTTGGAGGCATTCTCCGGCCGAGAAGCAGTCCATCAGCATTTAGCGCGAGTTCATCATCAATTGAGA gtAAAGCGATTCGCGGAGGGTTTCTTCGTATTAGAGAATCCGAGAACTTCGGCAGCGGGCTGTTACGACGCGAATTATCAGTCCTATCAAGCAGTGAGCGAGGCTGCTCGAAGATCGCGTTACCTCGCGTCGTTGCCGCCTTTACCTGTCCATTGTCCAGAACTGGATGGTGATCTCCATTCGTTACCTTTGATCTTTGAGGATCAATACGCTGACATGCAGCAGAGGCACAGAAACAGTG TTCCCAGCATGGACGACTGCAGCTGCGGGATAGCAGCGATACTGGAGTCGCGATCTCTGGGCATCTGGTCGCCCAGGAGCGAAGGTGCGGCTCAGGATATTGGGTCGATTCAAGCCCGCCTGATGCTGACACCTTCCACGCTCCCGGCGAGACACAGCAAGTCCCTCGATCAGCTTGGTCCCGAGCTGACAGTGCCCCTGCAGCCCAGAATGTCGCCAAAGACCCTGCCTAGGTCTGTGTCGACTCAGCTGTTCCCGCGGGGGCAGCGTGGCAGCGGTCGCAACGTCACTCCACCCGCGACGGTGCCCTCCAGAGGGAGACCCAGGTCGACAGTACCGTCCAGTAGCACTCTTTTTCCACCATCGGGCCAGCAGGCCTGCTCCGCGCCAAACCCATCTCTTAGCTCCACGCCGGTGATCACCTTGCCACGAGCCAAGTCCACGCAGATGCTGGTGCCAAACAGACAACAGCAGCAATCCGATCACCAATCCACTTCCATTACCTCATTGCTGGCAGCGATATTCCCTGAGTTGCCTCCAGGTGGACACCTGCCCGGTTATCGACCGTCGTCCAAATCCTGCGACCAGAATCTCACTGTGCCAAGCTGCGTGGGTGCTCTGGACCTCAGTCAGCTGCCAGACTGCTTGACGGAAAGCAAGTCGGTGAATCTAGTGGAAG ACTACCATTCTCTCGATACCAGAAGAATCCGGCTGGAGCCGCGAAGCCATCGTTTGGGGACACGCCAACCGCTGCCACCGACCACAAACGACCAAAGTAGTTTTCTGTCCACCAAGGCGAACGTAAATGGCGGCGATAATTTTCTGCAGGATCATCAGCCGCTGCACACGGCGACACTGGACAGGGTCACTTATCGAGGAAATTCCAGAAAGTCTGGCCACCAGACGGGTGGCAAGTACAGTCAGAGCAATGGTATCGAATGTCGCAGGTATCACACTCTCGGCAAAACATCGATGACGCAGGCGCAGAGGAGTCGCCTGGACATGTCGGATATCATGAACGGGAGCGCTCTAAGCAGTAGCCACTCTGTCTTGACGACCCCGAAGAGATCCAACTACTATGCGATCACAGACTCATTCTTCTATCGCACGAACGGCAGCAGCACCAGCGGAAGGACCCGCGAAGAGATGGATAAGCCAAAGAGGCCGAAGAGCACGGAACGCCTAGTCGACGAGGTAGAGCGCAACGAGTGCTGCGACTTCCGGCGAGACCGACCAATTCGCAGGAGAGTCGAGCGATCGGTCAAGTCACCCCGTAACGGGGTGAATCAGAATTATAGCGAGGAGAAGCATCGACGTTGCGGCCAAACGGAGAAGAAGAACGTGGAGACGCCGCAGGAGCCGATTTACGAAGTGATAGCCACGAAACCGGAACCGAAGAGAGAGTCGCGTgtcgagaggaggagagacaaGCACAGCAGAAGACCGCACTCCGCGCCCGTTCTCGATACGGATCACCCAGTAGATGAAAGCAATCACCGGAACGAGAAGAAATGCAGTCACAGAAACAGAAAGCCGGCGCCGCCACCTCCGGCGTACCAGGATCCCGCTGTTGCCCCTCTGCCCAAGTATCGTCATCCCCCTCCGCCTGCGACGAGTGTGCTTGAAGTGGAGaacaataacaaaattattctaaag ATAGAACCCATAAAGTCACCCATGGAGGCGCCGAAGACCAACGGCACGACGCCATCGGACACGTCGAGCGTCGCGGCGCCATTGCCAAACGTAAAGAGGCTGCGATGCGCCAGCGTGCCGGTCGCTCAAAACAAGGTGGTGGTTCCGCGTAGCGCGGTCTCGCTTCCCTGCATGCCAATTCGCGACAGCAAAGACAGTCTGAGCAACAACGTGCCGGTTATCCCGAACCTCCTCAGTCCACCGTCCACCAGGCCCAGCAGTCCCACGCCGAGCTCAAGTTCCAGCAACCTCACGTCTGAGTGCTCGGGCTGGGTCAGCAGTGGAGATACTTCCAGCTCGGAGCAGCGTCGCAACCAGGCAAAGTTGTCCAGCGAACAGCTGCGCCAGAAGCTGTCGAAGATCGTGCCACGCAAGGATCGCCCTACCGCCGCGAAGGAGAACATGGAGGAGCATTCGTACGAGGAGGTGCGGCTGCCGCCGCCGAAAATGTTTCAGGATGAGCCTCCACCGCCCGAGGAGTTCCGTGACCCGCCCGCACCGATCGACAATCCGCTCTACCACGTGTACGAAACGGTGAAGCAGACCAGGAGCCCGAAACAGAACAAGACGGCGCCCTGCAGCCCGCAACGAAACCGGGATAGGGATACCATTTATGGCATCAGAGACATCTGCCTAGATTGTTACCAGGAGGGCAAGGAGCTGTTGCAATCCACGCAGGACGACTTTATCAACTTTAAAAAGTGCAAGGAGGAGTTCAAGCGACAGATGAACTTTTCCGGCAAGATCTACAG TGACTATCCGACCTTGGCCTCGACCCTGCCGTACTTCCATATCAGCGACGAGTACCGGCTCTTTTCGCCGGAAGGGGCACATCTCATCATTTGCGTTCACGGTCTCGATGGCAATGCTGCTGATCTCCGTCTCGTCAAGACTTACCTGGAACTGGGTCTGCCTGGCGCGCACCTGGACTTCCTCATGTCCGAGAGAAATCAG GGTGACACCTTTTCCGACTTCGATACGATGACCGACCGGTTAGTGGCCGAAATTCTCTACCACATTGAGTCATCGGGGCTGAATCCAACGAAGGTGAGCTTCATCGGGCATTCCCTTGGGACCATAATCATCCGGAGTGCCCTGACGCGACCGCAACTGCGTCCACTTTTGCCCCGCTTGCACACATTCCTCAGCTTGAGCGGGCCGCATTTAGGCACCCTTTATAACACGAGCGGTTTGGTGAACGCAG GTATGTGGTTCATGCAGAAGTGGAAGAAGTCCGGATCTCTACTGCAATTGGCCATGAAGGACGCGCCGGACGTGAGGCGTTCCTTTATGTTCCGCTTAAGCCAGAAGAGCAATCTGCAGAAGTTCAAACACGTTCTACTGTGTGGTAGCGCTCAAGATCGATATGTGCCATTGCACTCTGCCCGTATCGAGCTCTGCAAAGCTGCCGTGCGAGATCCGACCGACCAAG GTGCCGCGTATCGCGAGATGGTGCACAACATCCTTTACCCCGTGATGTCGGCGCCCGGCGTCAGCCTCGTCCGCTACGACGTGCATCATGCCCTACCGCCGACGGCGAACGCCCTGATAGGCCGAGCCGCGCACATCGCCGTCCTCGACTCCGAGCTTTTCATTGAGAAGTTCCTGCTAGTGGCGGGACTCAAGTACTTCAGATAA